TTTACGGTCAAAGGCTTCATCTGTCATCCATTGCCAGATAGCAGTACATGTCTCCAGGTTTTTGTGGGTTTCTCCTGCCGGAAAGGAATACTGAGAGAACCCTCCGGGTAAGTTATCCTTTATGAGGGGCAGGCAAAGTTTTTCAGTATTGGTATCTGTGATGACCCCTAACTTGGAAAAGCTATGATTTGCCAGATAGCTCTTGAGATCTTCGGCTATGGTATTGGAAAATATGATTGATTCCAAAATGTTTTTTTTAATGTTTATCTGCTTCTTTGCCAGTAACCCAATATTCTTCAAAATACGTGACGGAAGACCGAAGTCGGAAGACCGATGTACCGGTCATTTCAGTCTCTTGGTGAGAATTATATTGAATTACCATTTTACTGGCATCAATGCGTACATACATATTTTTATTTTTAGCAATTTTACAATTCAAAGTAAAAGTACGGAAATACCCAGCTAGATATTCCTATCCAACCCAGCAATCCGTACTTCATTTATCATTGAAACTTCACGACTCTCAATAAGCTTCATCCCACATTGTCACTGTTCTTGGTCCCAGATACTTTGTACTTGGTACATCGTACTTGGTACATTCCTCACTTCTTCACCGCAGCCGCTTCTCTCAACTGCTTCTCCTGTCTTTTGACAGACTCTTCATGGATACAATAAAGCAATTCCTTCATGAATTTTTCGCTGAGGTTTTTCTCCACACCTTTTTGGGTCCGGGATTCCATCACATATTTCCATCTGTCCGATTGGAATACGGTCAGGTGATGTTCTCTTTTATAAGCACCTACCTGATCGATCAAGGAGAACCTTTCCTGTAGAATATCCAACAATTGATCATCCAAGTGGTCAATGGCATTTCTCAGGTCGTTCAATCTTTCACTCGGGTTTTCTGCGCCTAGCGTATCTTTAAAGTCAATCTGGGATAATATATTTTTCAAAGCGGCGGGAGTTACTTGTTGCTTTGCATCAGACCAAGCGTTATCCGGGTCATGGTGTGTCTCGATCATCAAACCATCCAAGCCAAAATTGATGGCCCGCTGCGCTGTTTCCAAAATACCTTCCCTGTTTCCAACGATATGGCTAGGGTCATTGATCACTTCCATACCTTTCCACTCTCTTTTCAAGTGAATGGGCATTGACCAATTGGGCTTATTACGGAATCTTTTGTCATAAGAATCTGAAAATCCTCTGTGAATAGCGGCCAACTTATTGATGCCCACGGCATGCAATCTTTCCAAGGCGCCTATCCAAAGCTGGAGATCCGGATTCATGGGGTTTTTGACCATTACGGGAATATCAACTCCTCTTAGCGCTTCAGCAATTTCCTGTACGGCAAAAGGATTGACCGTAGTTCTTGCTCCAATCCAAAGCACATCAACTTTATGTTTAAGTGCCATCTCCGCATGGGCGGCATTTCCTACTTCCGTGGTAATGGGGATATTAAGGTGATGTCTGACTATTTCCATCCATTTGAGACCATCTTCTCCAATGCCTTCAAACATCCCGGGTCTTGTACGGGGTTTCCAAATACCTGCACGGAACATGCTGGGAATCATATTTTCCTTTTTCATGTCTATGCAGACTTTTTCGATCTGTTCAGGGCTTTCTGCACTGCAGGGACCGGCTATGATGACATGTCCTTCAAGTCCTAATCCCCAGTCTTTGGTTTGTAAGTGATCTTTCATGATTGTTGAAATTGGTTTAAAATAAAAAACCCGACTCTTTCGAATCGGGCTCTTATATGGTTTGAATTTTTTAATTTTTTACCAGACAATAGGCAGCTCCGATTCGACCTTGAGGACGAAAGTAAAAGTAAAAGAAGGTAAAATATGCGAAGGCTGCGATTAACATGTTCCAAATGTAAAAGCCACTATTTTAAAAACAAATTAATTTTTGAATATTTTTTTGAATTTTCTTCAATAAATTTCAAACTCCTTGTGAATCCGGGAATTGAAGTACAATAATTATCTCAATACCAAATATTATTCTGAAAATTTAATCAGCGTATTTTAGGCTGTTCATTTCTTTCCTGTACTTCAGTTTGCTTTTTAATGGATTCTGTATGGATCAGCTGGAAAAGATCTCTGGCAAAATCAGGATTGAGTCTGAGTGCCTCTGCCCATTCCGGCCTAGTCTCAAAAACTTTCTTCCACCTTTCCATTTGAAAGACCGCAACATTATTTAATTTTTTATATTCTCCAGCTTTCTCGACCAAACTCATTCTTCTGCTCAGTATTTCCAGCAGCTCCCTATCCACATCATCAATCTGTTCCCTGATCAAATCCAACTGCGACTGCAATAGCGGATTGTCAACATCCACCTTTCTGGTTTTCAAGGTCCGTAATAACTGTCCCAAATCAAGCGGGATTAGTTGTTGGGCGGCATCGGACCAAGCATTGTCAGGATCAATATGAGATTCGATCATCAGCCCATCAAAATTCAGATCCAAAGCCGTTTGGGCTATCTGAGGAATTAAATCCCTTCTTCCACAAATATGGGAAGGGTCATTGAGCAAGGGGATTTCAGGGAAATAGGTTTTCAATCCCAGAGGAATTTGCCACATGGGGCTATTTCTGTAAGTTTTGTCGTTGAAATTTGAAAAGCCTCTGTGGATAGCTCCTAACTTTTTTATCCCCGCATGATGAAATCTTTCCAAAGCCCCGATCCATAAAGCAAGATCTGCATTGACCGGGTTTTTGATCAATACGGGTATATCAATCCCTTTGAGACTATTGGCAATTTCTTGTACTGTGAAGGGATTTACAGTCGATCTAGCTCCTATCCAAAAAATATCAATTCCAAATTTAAGCGCCTCCTCCACGTGTATTGGAGACGCAACCTCTATGGCGAATTTGACCTTATATTTATCTTTGACTTCTTTGATCCAGGGTAATGCTTTGCTGCCCACTCCCTCAAAACTATTGGGACGTGTTCTTGGCTTCCATACTCCGCCCCTGATGACTTTAACTCCTTCATTCACCAAGGCCGCAACCGTCTGATCCAATTGCCCCGGAGTTTCCACACTGCAAGGACCAGCAATATAAAGAGGCATCTCCAGACCCAAATCCCAATTTTCTACTGATAAAATATCCAAGTCATTTTAAGTTTTATAACGATTATCCATTAATTTGATTGAAAAGCTGAATAGCTGATTGAAATAGGATAATCATAAAGTTACACCCTTCTAACACAAAAACTGATGCACTTGTTGGACTATTTGAAAATTGAATAGCCCAAAGTCCATTCAAAGAAATCTGCTCTACCTTTATGGGCTTTGATGGTAAGTCCGGTAAAGAGATTGTTATTGAATCTATATCTCAAGCCGATTCTTTGGTAAAACCAATTCCATTCTCCATTAAAATCATTTCTATGCAAATAAACACCCACACCCATGGGTGCGTACAGGTTTTCAGTTAAAAGCCATTCCCATGATCCAAATAAAGCAAATGAATTGGCATCCCAAAAAGCCGATTCTCTAGGCTCTACAACTCTTGATTCCCAATTTCCAGAGTAAAAGTGCTCCAATCCCAAACCAAACCTATACTTGTAGGAAAACTCTCTGAGTACATGTATTCCTGTACCCAGCTTAAAATTGTTATCATCACCCACGAAATATTCCTTCACCCCGGGAGCAACATGAAAATGAATAGCGGTTCTGCCTTGGTGTTCAGGTATTTCGATATCTGAATAGTCTTTGTCATCTTCTCTCGTCAATTTATATTGTAGCCCCAAGGAAAAAGGAAATAAATTTATTCCAGAATTCGGCAAACTGGATGCTCCATTGGAAAAGTGCTTAAAACCAAAAGTCGATGAAATCGCAGTCCTTTCACTGATACTGTAAGCAGCCCTGAAACCGAGATGTGCATAGACATTTCTATATGATCCAATAAAGACATTGATCGGATTTTCCACAGGGTCAAAGGGATTGAAATTATATGACAAGCCATAGGAAGCAAAATAACTGAACTTTATCGCTTTGTTATTGGGATAGCTAAACGGCATATTCAAAAAGAAATAAATTGCATTGGGTTCTCCTACATTGGCATTATGAAATGTTGCGGAATAAAAACCAACACCAAAAGTAGGAAACCTATAAAGCTTTGAATACAGCGTCTCTGATCCCCTTCGAAAACCCAATCTGGCATCTATCCCAAAATAAGTTGAGCTGTTTCTGACTTGTTCACCAAAATCGGTTCCATTTCCCAACATGGGCCCACCTTCTGCACTGATATCCAAGTATTTTATGAATTTAGGAGAATCTTTTTTTACTAAGGTACCGTCTTGTGCTGGTAAAGTGAAAGAAATAAAAACCAATAAGGTCAATAATAAAATGGATTTTTTCATTTCAAAAGTTATTATAAACACTTCAATGAATTCAAATGGAAATTTTTCGTGAGGGTAAAGCATTAATCAGAAAGCAAATATATTGGTGATTTGCAGTGAAACAAAAACTGCCTTTTCTTTTACCAAACAAATACTACCCCCATGGAGTTTTTTTGATATATTTGCGCCACAATTAGAGCTCCTATGCCAGTCAAACCCACTATTTCTTTCGAGAACCTGGAAATTGCCTTTGCTTCCAAATCAAATAAAGATTTAAAGAAAATGTACTTCATATTTGCAACCATCAACAACAATTTGGCGGTAAGTGTGGGCACCAAAATGGCCAATTGGGCTTTTGCTTTAAAATTGCCCATCAAGGGCATTATGAAGAAAACTATGTTCGGTCATTTTTGTGGTGGAGAAGATATAGAAGATTGTCAAAAAGCAGTGGATGACCTTGCTAAATTTAAAATTCATGCCATACTCGACTATTCAGTTGAAGGCAAGGGAGATGAGGCAAGTTATGACGCTACCAAAAATGAAATCCTAAGGACTATAGCAAGATCTGCAGGAGATGATAATATTCCTTTTGCAGTTTTCAAGGTAACCGGTTTAGGAGATTTCCGCCTCATGACCAAAATCCAAGGGGGAAAAAAACTGAATGAAAAAGAATCAGCTTCCTTTGAAAAATTAAAAAACAGGGTGGATACCTTATGCCATGCTGCTTTCCAAGCCAATACAAAAATTCTGGTCGACGCAGAAGAATCTTGGTTCCAGGATGTCATTGACCAAATGACCTATGAAGCCATGGAAAAATACAACCAAAACTCATGCATTGTATACAATACCTATCAGATGTATAGGCATGACAGTTTGGAAAGATTGAAGAAAGCCCATCAGGTGGCCACCGAAAAAGGATATATCCTTGGTGCAAAATTGGTCAGAGGGGCTTATATGGAAAAGGAAAGAGAAAGAGCAGAAGAAAAAAAGTATAATAGCCCTATCCAACCTACCAAAGAAGCTTCCGACAGGGATTATAATGATGCCTTGAGATTTTGTGTGGAAAGGATTGAAAGTATAGGCCTGGTATCCGGTTCACACAATGAACTAAGTAATATCCTGCTGACCGAATTGATATCAAAATTTGGTATCAAGCCCAACGATGATAGGGTTTACTTTGCCCAATTATATGGGATGAGCGATAATATTTCCTATAATTTGGCCAATGCTGGATATAATGTGGTTAAATACGTTCCTTATGGTCCTGTGGAAAAGGTCATGCCTTACCTTTCAAGAAGGGCTGAAGAAAATACATCTGTTGCAGGTCAAAGCAGCCGGGAATTTGATTTGGTGAAGCGGGAGATTGCAAGGAGGAAGAAAAAGTAATTTTGACAAATACCTGGTTATCAATGCTCTCTGGAACTAATGTCCGATGACCGATGTGAAATCCCAGTTAAAAAACATTTACTCTGGTGTCATTTGGTCAAAACAGTTTTCATTTAGAAAATTGTTGCTTGCCTGGCGGCAAACAGGGAAGTCGGGTTACTGTTGTGAAATCCTTTATTTGAAACATTCTTTTCAGTATTGAGGTGGTCAAACTTAATACCGGAACTATTGAAAAAATAAATTTTGACTTATCATTAAATAATCAATTGATAAAGAATTCGAGGCAATAGAAAAGATTTTGAAAAATTTGTGTTTTTTAATCTTGTGTCTTGTGTCTTATGTCTAAAATCTTAACACGAAATGCAATTACTAAGCGAACAGGAAATAGAAAGAAGAAAAGATAGGGAAGAGTTGATAAAAATGGGCATTGACCCCTACCCTGCCCATTCATTTCCGATCAATGTTACAGCCGCGGACATTCATACAAATTATGAAAACCGTAAGTTAGATTATAAAGATATCTCTATTGCAGGCAGGTTGATGACCAAAAGAATCATGGGTTCAGCTTCATTTGCTGAAATCCAGGATTCGACGGGAAGACTTCAGATTTACCTGAGAAGAGATGACCTTTGTCCAGGAGAAGACAAGACTTTTTACAATACTGTATTTAAAAAGCTTTTGGGAATCGGGGATTTTGTAGGCTTGAAAGGATATATTTTCACCACCCAAACCGGAGAGATTTCACTTCATGTCACAGACTTGAAAATCCTCTCCAAATCCATTAAACCACTTCCAGTGGTCAAACGGGATGAAGAGGGCAATGTCTATGACGGCTTTACCGACCCTGAATTAAGATACAGACAACGCTATGTTGATTTGACGGTAAATCCTGAGGTTAAGAAAGTATTCGTCACCCGTTCCAAAATCATCAGCAATATGCGCCGCTATTTTGATGACCATGGCTGGTTGGAAGTGGAGACCCCTATTCTCCAGCAAGTACATGGAGGTGCTGCGGCAAGGCCTTTCACTACGCATCATAATACCCTTGACATGGAGCTTTTCTTAAGGATAGCAAATGAGCTCTATCTAAAAAGACTGATTGTTGGTGGTTTTGAAGGAGTTTATGAGTTTGGGAAAATGTTCAGAAATGAAGGCATGGACCGTACCCACAATCCTGAATTCACTTCCTTGGAAATCTATGTGGCCTACAAAGACTACATCTGGATGATGGAAATGGTGGAGGAATTAATTGAAAAAGTAACAGAATCCATCCATGGCACTACTATTTTAAATGTGGGTGACAATCAGATTGACTTTGCCGGTCCCTATAGGAGGCTGACCATGTTGGATTCCATCAAAGAATATGCAGGAGTGGATGTCAGTGAAATGGATGAGGAAGGATTGAAAAAAGTATGTGCTGACTTTGGAATTGCAATTGACAACACGATGGGCAAGGGAAAGCTTATAGATGAAATATTCGGAGAAAAAGTGGAGTCGAATCTGATTCAGCCGACTTATATCACCGACTATCCAGTAGAAATGACCCCTTTGGCCAAGAAACACCGAAGCAAAGAAGGATTGGTAGAAAGATTTGAGCTTTTTGTTAATGGAAAAGAAATAGCCAATGCCTATTCAGAACTAAATGACCCGATTGTACAAAGAGAAAGATTCGAAGAGCAGTTGAAATTGGCAGCTAGGGGTGACGATGAGGCGATGGCAATGGATGAGGATTTTCTACGTTCTTTGGAATATGGCATGCCCCCTACCTCAGGTTTGGGTATAGGGATAGACAGGTTGACCATGTTGTTGACCAATAAAACTACCATTCAGGAAGTGCTGTTTTTCCCCCAAATGAGACCGGAGAAAAAAATGAAGATTGCTTCTGACGAGGATTTTATGGCATTGGGTATTCCAGCAGGATTAATCCCGGCCATCCGCGACCTGAATATCCATACTATCGAGCAACTGAAAGAACAGGATGTCAACAAACTCTTCAATGATGTCTGTGGGAGGAGGAAAAAGTTGAAGCTTGAAGTGGAGAATCCTTCGAAAGAAGATGTAGAAAAGTGGATTTCCTGAGTTAGAATTTTATAATAAAACCAAAAAGACCAGGCCTGAGGCCTGGTCTTTTTGGTTTAAATTACTTTTTCCCAGCTTTAGGAAAATGATACATGGTTATTGATTTTGTCATACCATAAAATTTTTCTTTATACATTGTGGCTTCTGGAAATAACTCCTTCATTTGCTTAGCCCCCAAAAGGGTAATTCCATCAACACGTTTCCTTGCTTGCTCAATGTTTTTCGTTTTTTGTCTGAACTGGTTTACTATTCTTGCCCGAATCCCTTTTGGAAGAAAGTGAACAAAAGGCAACCTAAAATGCGGTTCAAAAAAGAAATGATAGTTAGGTGTTTGGATATAATAATTTAGTCCCACTCTTCGGAATTCCTTTGCCATTTGTTTTTGATTTTCGTACTCTCCTAC
This window of the Aquiflexum balticum DSM 16537 genome carries:
- a CDS encoding chorismate mutase, which encodes MKDHLQTKDWGLGLEGHVIIAGPCSAESPEQIEKVCIDMKKENMIPSMFRAGIWKPRTRPGMFEGIGEDGLKWMEIVRHHLNIPITTEVGNAAHAEMALKHKVDVLWIGARTTVNPFAVQEIAEALRGVDIPVMVKNPMNPDLQLWIGALERLHAVGINKLAAIHRGFSDSYDKRFRNKPNWSMPIHLKREWKGMEVINDPSHIVGNREGILETAQRAINFGLDGLMIETHHDPDNAWSDAKQQVTPAALKNILSQIDFKDTLGAENPSERLNDLRNAIDHLDDQLLDILQERFSLIDQVGAYKREHHLTVFQSDRWKYVMESRTQKGVEKNLSEKFMKELLYCIHEESVKRQEKQLREAAAVKK
- a CDS encoding bifunctional 3-deoxy-7-phosphoheptulonate synthase/chorismate mutase type II, with the protein product MPLYIAGPCSVETPGQLDQTVAALVNEGVKVIRGGVWKPRTRPNSFEGVGSKALPWIKEVKDKYKVKFAIEVASPIHVEEALKFGIDIFWIGARSTVNPFTVQEIANSLKGIDIPVLIKNPVNADLALWIGALERFHHAGIKKLGAIHRGFSNFNDKTYRNSPMWQIPLGLKTYFPEIPLLNDPSHICGRRDLIPQIAQTALDLNFDGLMIESHIDPDNAWSDAAQQLIPLDLGQLLRTLKTRKVDVDNPLLQSQLDLIREQIDDVDRELLEILSRRMSLVEKAGEYKKLNNVAVFQMERWKKVFETRPEWAEALRLNPDFARDLFQLIHTESIKKQTEVQERNEQPKIR
- a CDS encoding TonB-dependent receptor → MKKSILLLTLLVFISFTLPAQDGTLVKKDSPKFIKYLDISAEGGPMLGNGTDFGEQVRNSSTYFGIDARLGFRRGSETLYSKLYRFPTFGVGFYSATFHNANVGEPNAIYFFLNMPFSYPNNKAIKFSYFASYGLSYNFNPFDPVENPINVFIGSYRNVYAHLGFRAAYSISERTAISSTFGFKHFSNGASSLPNSGINLFPFSLGLQYKLTREDDKDYSDIEIPEHQGRTAIHFHVAPGVKEYFVGDDNNFKLGTGIHVLREFSYKYRFGLGLEHFYSGNWESRVVEPRESAFWDANSFALFGSWEWLLTENLYAPMGVGVYLHRNDFNGEWNWFYQRIGLRYRFNNNLFTGLTIKAHKGRADFFEWTLGYSIFK
- a CDS encoding proline dehydrogenase family protein, with amino-acid sequence MPVKPTISFENLEIAFASKSNKDLKKMYFIFATINNNLAVSVGTKMANWAFALKLPIKGIMKKTMFGHFCGGEDIEDCQKAVDDLAKFKIHAILDYSVEGKGDEASYDATKNEILRTIARSAGDDNIPFAVFKVTGLGDFRLMTKIQGGKKLNEKESASFEKLKNRVDTLCHAAFQANTKILVDAEESWFQDVIDQMTYEAMEKYNQNSCIVYNTYQMYRHDSLERLKKAHQVATEKGYILGAKLVRGAYMEKERERAEEKKYNSPIQPTKEASDRDYNDALRFCVERIESIGLVSGSHNELSNILLTELISKFGIKPNDDRVYFAQLYGMSDNISYNLANAGYNVVKYVPYGPVEKVMPYLSRRAEENTSVAGQSSREFDLVKREIARRKKK
- the lysS gene encoding lysine--tRNA ligase, yielding MQLLSEQEIERRKDREELIKMGIDPYPAHSFPINVTAADIHTNYENRKLDYKDISIAGRLMTKRIMGSASFAEIQDSTGRLQIYLRRDDLCPGEDKTFYNTVFKKLLGIGDFVGLKGYIFTTQTGEISLHVTDLKILSKSIKPLPVVKRDEEGNVYDGFTDPELRYRQRYVDLTVNPEVKKVFVTRSKIISNMRRYFDDHGWLEVETPILQQVHGGAAARPFTTHHNTLDMELFLRIANELYLKRLIVGGFEGVYEFGKMFRNEGMDRTHNPEFTSLEIYVAYKDYIWMMEMVEELIEKVTESIHGTTILNVGDNQIDFAGPYRRLTMLDSIKEYAGVDVSEMDEEGLKKVCADFGIAIDNTMGKGKLIDEIFGEKVESNLIQPTYITDYPVEMTPLAKKHRSKEGLVERFELFVNGKEIANAYSELNDPIVQRERFEEQLKLAARGDDEAMAMDEDFLRSLEYGMPPTSGLGIGIDRLTMLLTNKTTIQEVLFFPQMRPEKKMKIASDEDFMALGIPAGLIPAIRDLNIHTIEQLKEQDVNKLFNDVCGRRKKLKLEVENPSKEDVEKWIS